From one Dyella sp. 2HG41-7 genomic stretch:
- the rnhA gene encoding ribonuclease HI, which yields MADVEAFTDGACLGNPGPGGWAALLRAKGTERLLSGGEAQTTNNRMELLAAISALEALKRPCQVVVTTDSRYVMQGIEEWVPRWIKNGWRTADKKPVKNQDLWERLAAAAARHQVTWKWVRGHSGHDENERVDQAAREQAEQFRMTP from the coding sequence GTGGCGGATGTGGAAGCGTTTACCGACGGCGCGTGCCTCGGCAATCCTGGCCCGGGAGGATGGGCTGCTTTGCTGAGAGCGAAGGGCACCGAACGGTTATTGAGCGGCGGCGAAGCGCAAACCACCAACAACCGCATGGAGCTGCTCGCTGCCATCAGCGCACTGGAAGCACTCAAGCGGCCTTGCCAAGTCGTGGTGACCACGGATTCTCGCTATGTCATGCAAGGCATCGAAGAATGGGTGCCGCGCTGGATCAAAAATGGCTGGCGCACGGCCGACAAAAAGCCGGTGAAGAATCAGGATCTTTGGGAACGCTTGGCCGCAGCCGCCGCGCGTCATCAGGTGACATGGAAATGGGTGCGCGGCCACAGCGGTCACGATGAAAACGAACGCGTGGATCAGGCTGCGCGCGAGCAAGCAGAGCAATTTCGGATGACGCCATGA
- the gloB gene encoding hydroxyacylglutathione hydrolase — translation MHVVPLPALADNYIWLLHDDHGQAIVVDPGESAPVDAAMRARGLKLCAILLTHHHNDHIGGAGELAETHGVPVYAPDDARIAVATHRVHDGDTVTLQHPAARFRVMAVPGHTLSHIVYAGESVLLCGDTLFSLGCGRLFEGTPAQMLSSLQRLASLPGDTLVCCGHEYTAANGRFALTVEPDNVELKRRLDDVAKLRAAQQPSVPATLASELACNPFLRVDSDSVIRWCGEHGAQNDPVARFAALRAAKDDFRA, via the coding sequence TTGCACGTCGTACCGTTACCGGCGCTTGCCGACAATTACATCTGGCTTCTGCACGATGACCACGGTCAGGCCATCGTCGTCGATCCCGGCGAATCCGCGCCGGTCGACGCAGCGATGCGCGCACGCGGCTTGAAGCTGTGCGCGATCCTGCTCACGCATCACCACAACGATCACATCGGCGGTGCGGGCGAGTTGGCTGAAACGCACGGCGTACCGGTGTACGCACCCGACGACGCGCGAATCGCCGTCGCGACGCATCGCGTCCATGATGGCGACACCGTTACCTTGCAACACCCCGCTGCACGATTTCGTGTAATGGCTGTACCTGGGCATACGCTGAGCCACATCGTGTATGCAGGCGAAAGCGTATTGCTTTGTGGCGACACGCTTTTCAGCCTCGGCTGCGGGCGCTTGTTCGAAGGCACGCCCGCACAGATGCTGTCCTCGCTGCAGCGACTCGCATCGCTGCCGGGCGACACGTTGGTGTGTTGCGGTCACGAATACACGGCGGCGAACGGGCGCTTCGCGCTAACCGTGGAGCCCGATAACGTCGAGCTGAAGCGGCGTTTGGACGACGTAGCGAAACTCCGCGCAGCACAACAACCCAGCGTGCCAGCGACCCTGGCGAGCGAACTTGCCTGCAATCCTTTCTTGCGCGTAGACAGCGACAGCGTAATTCGCTGGTGTGGCGAGCACGGCGCTCAAAACGATCCGGTCGCGCGCTTTGCAGCCTTGCGCGCCGCCAAGGATGACTTTCGCGCATGA
- the ppsA gene encoding phosphoenolpyruvate synthase: protein MNDLVLWLDQLRMTDLAKVGGKNASLGEMIGNLAQLGVSVPGGFATTADAFQEYLEKSGLAKRIADRLSTLDVDDVDALVAGGKEIRGWIVDTALPAELENAIRDAYAKLCKDAGADNIAVAVRSSATAEDLPDASFAGQQETFLNVVGIDDVLHKVKEVFASLYNDRAIAYRVHHGFKHEDVFLSAGVQLMVRSDIGASGVLFTLDTESGFRDVVFVTGSYGLGEMVVQGAVNPDEFYVFKPTLKDGKPAVLRRSLGAKQQRMVYSTKPGERVRVEETPASDRNRFCITDEDVQELAKQSLVIEQHYKRPMDIEWAKDGNTGKLYIVQARPETVKSRAHATQLERFHLAEKGKVLAEGRAIGQKIGSGKARVIRSLADMNKVQPGDVLIADMTDPDWEPVMKRASAIVTNRGGRTCHAAIIARELGVPAVVGTGNALDTIPDDHEVTVSCAEGDTGTIYEGLLKFDRVTADLGAMPEAPLKIMMNVANPERAFDFGMLPNAGIGLARLEMIIASHIGVHPKALLEYNKQDAETKAKIDARIAGYKDPVSFYVDRLAEGIATIAASVYPKPVIVRLSDFKSNEYANLLGGQRYEPHEENPMIGYRGASRYVDAGFAESFSLECKAVKRVREVMGLTNVWVMIPFVRTLGEGRKVVEVLDKNGLKQGEHDLKIIMMCELPSNALLADEFLDIFDGFSIGSNDLTQLTLGLDRDSSVVAHLFDERDAAVKKLLSMAIKTARARGKYVGICGQGPSDHPDLAEWLMDQGIESVSLNPDTVVDTWLRLAKKKAG from the coding sequence TTGAACGACCTGGTGCTTTGGCTCGACCAACTGCGCATGACCGACCTTGCCAAGGTCGGCGGCAAAAATGCGTCGCTCGGCGAGATGATCGGCAACCTGGCCCAGCTCGGGGTGTCCGTACCCGGCGGATTTGCGACCACCGCCGACGCCTTCCAGGAGTACCTGGAAAAAAGCGGCTTGGCCAAGCGGATCGCCGATCGCCTATCCACGCTGGACGTCGACGACGTCGATGCACTGGTCGCCGGCGGCAAGGAAATTCGCGGCTGGATTGTCGACACCGCCCTGCCCGCCGAACTCGAAAACGCGATTCGCGACGCATACGCCAAATTGTGCAAAGACGCGGGCGCCGACAATATCGCAGTGGCTGTGCGCTCGTCCGCCACCGCGGAAGATTTGCCGGACGCATCCTTCGCCGGCCAGCAGGAAACCTTCCTCAACGTCGTCGGTATCGACGATGTGTTGCATAAGGTGAAAGAAGTTTTTGCGTCGCTTTATAACGACCGCGCGATTGCGTATCGCGTGCACCACGGCTTCAAGCACGAAGACGTATTCCTTTCGGCCGGCGTGCAGTTGATGGTGCGCTCGGATATCGGCGCATCCGGCGTGCTGTTTACGCTCGACACCGAATCGGGTTTCCGCGACGTGGTGTTCGTCACCGGCAGCTACGGCCTGGGCGAAATGGTGGTGCAAGGCGCGGTGAATCCCGATGAGTTCTACGTCTTCAAACCCACACTGAAAGACGGCAAGCCCGCCGTACTGCGCCGCAGCCTTGGCGCCAAGCAACAGCGCATGGTGTATTCCACCAAACCCGGCGAGCGCGTTCGCGTCGAAGAAACGCCGGCCTCCGACCGCAACCGCTTCTGCATCACCGACGAAGACGTGCAGGAATTGGCGAAGCAGTCTCTGGTGATCGAGCAACACTACAAGCGCCCCATGGATATCGAATGGGCGAAGGACGGCAACACCGGCAAGCTGTACATCGTGCAAGCGCGTCCCGAAACCGTGAAATCCCGCGCGCACGCCACGCAGCTGGAACGCTTTCATCTGGCCGAAAAAGGCAAAGTACTGGCGGAAGGTCGCGCCATCGGCCAGAAGATCGGCTCCGGCAAAGCGCGCGTGATTCGTTCCCTTGCCGATATGAATAAAGTGCAGCCCGGCGACGTGCTGATTGCCGACATGACCGATCCCGATTGGGAGCCGGTGATGAAGCGCGCGTCGGCGATTGTGACCAATCGCGGCGGACGCACGTGTCACGCCGCGATCATTGCGCGCGAGCTGGGCGTGCCCGCCGTGGTTGGCACCGGCAACGCGCTCGATACCATTCCGGACGATCATGAAGTGACGGTTTCTTGCGCCGAAGGCGATACCGGCACGATCTACGAAGGCCTGTTGAAATTCGACCGCGTCACCGCCGATCTCGGCGCGATGCCCGAAGCGCCGCTCAAGATCATGATGAACGTCGCCAACCCCGAGCGCGCGTTCGACTTCGGCATGCTGCCGAACGCCGGCATCGGTCTTGCGCGTTTGGAAATGATCATCGCCAGCCACATCGGCGTACATCCGAAAGCGCTGCTCGAATACAACAAGCAGGACGCCGAAACCAAGGCAAAAATCGACGCGCGCATTGCCGGATACAAAGACCCGGTGAGCTTCTATGTCGATCGCCTCGCCGAAGGTATCGCCACGATTGCTGCGTCGGTGTACCCCAAGCCGGTGATCGTGCGTCTGTCGGATTTCAAATCCAACGAATACGCCAACCTGCTCGGCGGCCAACGCTACGAGCCGCACGAAGAGAATCCGATGATCGGCTATCGCGGCGCCAGCCGTTATGTCGACGCCGGATTCGCCGAATCGTTCAGCCTGGAATGCAAGGCCGTAAAGCGCGTGCGCGAAGTGATGGGACTCACCAACGTTTGGGTGATGATTCCGTTCGTGCGCACGCTTGGCGAAGGTCGCAAAGTGGTCGAGGTGCTCGACAAAAACGGGCTCAAGCAAGGCGAGCACGATCTGAAGATCATCATGATGTGCGAACTGCCGTCCAACGCGCTGCTCGCCGATGAGTTCCTCGATATCTTCGACGGCTTCTCGATCGGCTCGAACGATCTCACCCAACTCACGCTTGGTTTGGATCGCGATTCAAGTGTCGTCGCTCACCTCTTCGACGAGCGCGATGCGGCGGTGAAAAAACTGCTCTCGATGGCGATCAAGACGGCGCGCGCGCGCGGCAAATACGTCGGCATTTGCGGCCAGGGTCCTTCCGATCATCCGGATCTGGCCGAATGGTTGATGGATCAGGGCATCGAATCGGTGTCGCTGAATCCCGATACCGTGGTCGACACCTGGCTGCGACTGGCGAAGAAAAAGGCCGGCTAA
- a CDS encoding protein phosphatase 2C domain-containing protein, protein MIEFGHGTHVGLRRTRNEDTYYADASLGLFLVADGMGGHQHGEVASALARDTIVGAIRNGKSLAEAVHVAAARLLEHAQRYDDALPMGTTVAAIRFSEQGYEVAWVGDSRIYQWKNGLHQISHDHSLVQQLVEAGAIDEAQAKRHPQRNILTQALGITALDQLHISMAKGQLEVGISFLLCSDGLTEEVDDAGIARIIGRTDLAAQECLDHLLLAALEGGGSDNITAILARIH, encoded by the coding sequence ATGATCGAATTTGGACACGGAACCCATGTCGGATTGCGCCGCACGCGCAACGAAGACACCTACTACGCCGACGCATCGCTCGGCTTGTTTTTAGTTGCCGACGGCATGGGCGGACACCAGCATGGCGAAGTAGCTTCGGCGTTGGCGCGCGACACCATCGTTGGAGCCATCCGCAACGGAAAGTCGCTCGCGGAAGCCGTGCACGTCGCGGCTGCGCGCTTGTTGGAACATGCGCAACGCTATGACGATGCGCTGCCGATGGGCACTACCGTCGCGGCGATCCGTTTTTCCGAACAAGGCTACGAGGTAGCGTGGGTGGGCGACAGCCGCATCTATCAATGGAAAAACGGTTTGCACCAGATCAGCCACGATCATTCGTTGGTGCAGCAACTCGTTGAAGCCGGCGCGATCGACGAAGCGCAAGCCAAACGCCATCCACAGCGCAATATTCTCACCCAGGCGCTAGGCATCACCGCGCTCGACCAATTGCATATCAGCATGGCAAAAGGCCAGCTTGAAGTCGGCATAAGTTTCTTGTTGTGCAGCGATGGACTCACCGAAGAAGTGGACGATGCCGGCATTGCGCGGATCATCGGTCGCACCGATTTGGCCGCGCAGGAGTGCCTGGATCATTTACTGCTGGCCGCGCTTGAGGGCGGCGGCAGCGACAATATCACCGCGATCTTGGCGCGCATCCACTAG
- the dnaQ gene encoding DNA polymerase III subunit epsilon gives MRQIVLDTETTGLEVRQGHRLIEIACVEMVERRLTGRHYQTYLNPDRAIDEGAREVTGIADEFLLDKPRFHEIVDEFLAFIDGAELIIHNAAFDVGFIDAELARAGEQFGRLRDRNSVLDTLAMARERYPGQRNSLDALCKRLGVDNSARDLHGGLIDAQLLADVYLAMTSGQVVLDLGFEGKADSGVRAVIAPVVLARRPRVLRANEQETGAHLQRLDALDKSAGGQSVWRKQESES, from the coding sequence ATGAGACAAATCGTTCTCGATACGGAAACCACGGGTCTGGAGGTTCGTCAGGGGCATCGCCTGATCGAAATCGCGTGTGTCGAGATGGTGGAGCGCCGGCTGACCGGACGTCACTATCAAACGTACCTTAATCCCGATCGCGCGATCGACGAAGGCGCGCGCGAAGTCACCGGTATCGCGGATGAATTCCTGCTCGACAAGCCACGCTTTCACGAGATCGTGGATGAATTTCTCGCGTTCATCGATGGCGCCGAACTGATCATTCACAACGCGGCGTTCGACGTCGGATTTATCGACGCGGAACTTGCGCGCGCCGGTGAGCAGTTCGGGCGGCTTCGCGATCGCAATTCCGTATTGGACACGCTGGCGATGGCGCGCGAGCGCTACCCAGGCCAGCGCAATAGCTTGGATGCGCTGTGCAAGCGTCTCGGTGTCGACAACTCAGCGCGCGATCTACACGGCGGCCTGATCGACGCGCAGTTGCTCGCGGACGTCTATCTGGCGATGACGTCCGGTCAAGTCGTGCTGGATTTGGGCTTCGAAGGCAAAGCCGATAGCGGCGTGCGCGCCGTGATCGCGCCGGTGGTATTGGCGCGTCGTCCTCGCGTGCTGCGCGCGAATGAGCAAGAAACCGGCGCGCACTTGCAACGCCTCGATGCGCTGGACAAAAGCGCCGGCGGTCAATCCGTGTGGCGAAAGCAGGAGTCGGAATCCTGA
- a CDS encoding pyruvate, water dikinase regulatory protein, giving the protein MQRSVFFISDSTGITAETIGNSILAQFEGVQFERHRLPFIDDPHKAENAALRIKTRYAQSGQRPIVVNTMADPALCEIVASSGALMLDVFAPFIGPLEDELGTRHSGAVNRSHGLVDFAKYEARINATNYALSHDDGISVDYAQADLILVGVSRSGKTPTCLYMALHYGISAANYPLTDDDLDKLELPSRLRNHKHRLFGLTIEPTRLAQIRQERRPGSRYAELKQCRWELEQAERLMRQAGIQYLNTTHVSIEEIASKILDQFGIDKTMF; this is encoded by the coding sequence ATGCAACGCTCGGTTTTTTTCATCTCCGATTCCACTGGTATTACGGCCGAAACCATTGGCAACAGCATCCTTGCGCAATTTGAGGGGGTGCAGTTCGAAAGGCATCGCCTGCCGTTTATCGACGATCCGCATAAGGCGGAGAATGCCGCGTTGCGCATCAAGACCCGGTATGCGCAGAGCGGTCAGCGGCCGATCGTGGTTAACACCATGGCCGATCCGGCGTTGTGTGAGATCGTGGCGTCCAGCGGCGCGCTGATGCTGGATGTGTTCGCGCCGTTTATCGGCCCGTTGGAGGACGAACTGGGCACGCGACATTCGGGCGCGGTAAATCGCTCCCACGGTCTGGTGGATTTCGCCAAGTACGAGGCGCGCATCAACGCGACCAACTATGCGTTGAGCCATGACGACGGTATTTCGGTGGATTACGCGCAGGCGGATCTGATTCTGGTCGGCGTATCCCGCTCCGGCAAAACGCCGACCTGTCTGTACATGGCCTTGCATTACGGCATCAGCGCCGCCAATTACCCTCTGACCGACGACGACCTGGACAAGCTGGAACTGCCCTCCCGCTTGCGCAATCACAAACATCGCCTGTTCGGCCTCACGATCGAACCCACGCGCTTGGCGCAGATTCGCCAGGAACGCCGCCCAGGCAGCCGATACGCGGAGTTGAAGCAATGCCGCTGGGAGCTGGAGCAGGCGGAAAGGCTGATGCGCCAAGCCGGCATCCAGTACCTCAACACAACGCACGTGTCGATCGAGGAGATTGCGAGCAAAATCCTCGATCAATTTGGCATCGACAAAACCATGTTTTGA
- a CDS encoding DUF1249 domain-containing protein: protein MSAVLDRRTALLPGRFEFLMGLYAENYHRLTRLFEPQKLEVGDYVSDIDDGLPVHLVLQERHPYTLELELTYGFVDTQTGRRAPSAQLRMYSDAHVAEALHCHPGRHLWQVLGPFPPAHTVFQHRLQMNSFLTRWLEYLVEQGHSAGTLERVTK from the coding sequence ATGAGTGCCGTACTCGACCGCCGTACCGCTTTGCTGCCAGGACGTTTTGAGTTCCTGATGGGGCTCTATGCCGAAAATTATCATCGGCTAACGCGTTTGTTCGAGCCGCAGAAGCTGGAGGTGGGCGACTACGTGTCGGATATCGACGACGGACTTCCCGTGCACCTGGTGCTGCAAGAACGTCATCCCTACACGCTTGAGCTTGAGCTCACGTACGGGTTCGTCGATACGCAGACCGGTCGTCGCGCGCCATCCGCGCAGTTGCGCATGTATAGCGATGCGCATGTGGCGGAAGCCTTGCATTGCCATCCCGGCCGCCACTTGTGGCAAGTGTTAGGACCGTTTCCGCCGGCACACACCGTGTTCCAACATCGGCTGCAGATGAACAGCTTTCTCACCCGCTGGCTCGAATATCTGGTGGAGCAGGGGCATTCGGCCGGCACGCTGGAACGCGTGACCAAATAG
- a CDS encoding LysM peptidoglycan-binding domain-containing protein yields MKHRRRLLPIALASLLTACATPPINNPSKPPKVAAPSGGLEVAPAATPSVVPVQTTSPSEASAPVWDKLRGSFAMSDCDADPQIMTWARRYTQNPQRFEAQMKEALPQLVYVQQSAEKFGVAGEFVLLPWVESQYRPVPGHRNSPAGMWQLVQSTAHVMGLHVDHRYDGRLDTSASTDGVMRMLRDYHNELHDWRLVDYAYNRGEFGIQRLVQQHGMPPDEPAIPKLPVPRITREHLTKLLAISCVVREPSRFHVELPSLPSDQHLETVEVSHGMTLSTAAGHAGMQTDTLKRLNPALQGDFLTTDTSTHLLLPHRNAELFRSAMQTSDDQSMTASESSDAPLPSVYADDSADPQNDNTAQAKPSQHARTHVVRSGESLWQIAHHYSVSVSTLERLNNLRGKSLKPGQVLKIDPPGKSR; encoded by the coding sequence ATGAAACATAGGCGTCGACTTCTTCCTATTGCGCTTGCATCGCTGCTGACCGCATGCGCAACGCCACCGATCAACAATCCGTCGAAGCCGCCCAAAGTCGCTGCGCCATCTGGCGGGTTGGAAGTTGCTCCCGCAGCTACGCCATCCGTTGTGCCTGTGCAAACGACTTCGCCGAGCGAAGCGTCGGCGCCGGTTTGGGACAAGCTGCGCGGTAGCTTTGCCATGTCCGACTGCGATGCGGATCCGCAGATCATGACGTGGGCGCGTCGCTACACGCAAAACCCCCAGCGCTTCGAAGCTCAGATGAAAGAAGCGCTGCCGCAATTGGTGTACGTGCAACAATCCGCCGAAAAATTCGGCGTCGCGGGCGAATTCGTGTTATTGCCGTGGGTGGAAAGCCAATATCGGCCCGTACCCGGGCATCGCAATTCACCGGCGGGCATGTGGCAGCTTGTGCAAAGCACGGCGCACGTGATGGGCTTGCATGTCGATCATCGCTACGACGGCCGTCTGGACACATCCGCCTCGACGGACGGTGTCATGCGCATGCTGCGCGATTATCACAACGAGTTGCATGATTGGCGCTTGGTCGACTACGCCTACAATCGCGGCGAGTTCGGCATCCAGCGACTCGTGCAGCAACATGGCATGCCGCCGGATGAGCCGGCTATTCCAAAGCTGCCGGTTCCCCGCATCACGCGTGAACACCTCACCAAGTTACTGGCCATTTCGTGCGTGGTGCGCGAACCGTCGCGCTTCCATGTCGAGCTACCGAGCCTTCCCAGCGATCAGCATTTGGAAACCGTGGAAGTCAGCCACGGCATGACGCTATCGACCGCCGCCGGTCACGCCGGCATGCAGACGGACACGCTCAAGCGTTTGAACCCGGCGCTGCAAGGCGATTTCCTCACGACCGATACGAGCACGCATCTACTGCTACCGCATCGCAATGCGGAGCTTTTTCGCAGCGCCATGCAAACATCGGACGATCAGAGCATGACGGCGAGCGAGTCGTCGGATGCGCCGTTGCCGAGCGTGTATGCGGACGATTCGGCCGATCCGCAAAACGACAACACGGCGCAGGCGAAACCGTCCCAGCATGCGCGTACGCACGTTGTTCGCTCCGGCGAGAGTCTTTGGCAGATCGCGCATCACTATTCCGTGAGTGTCAGCACGCTGGAACGTTTGAACAATCTACGCGGCAAATCGTTGAAGCCGGGTCAAGTATTGAAGATCGATCCACCGGGCAAGTCGCGCTAA
- the lepB gene encoding signal peptidase I → MRKLWSFLASNKGFIAFMLGMLMFRSAFADWSVVPTGSMQPTIQIGDRIFVDKAAYDIRVPFTHLSLIHLADPKRGDIVVLDSHAAKERLVKRVIGVPGDQIALRGNVLYVNGTAARYAPAAVAGIHDDLRDPARYEVERWGAMQHLIRLSLYFPSEMRDFGPVTVPAGQYLLMGDNRDNSEDSRYFGFFPRNEIVGRSRYVALSFDPDHHFLPRTHRLTAALDQAPAPPSKSGAE, encoded by the coding sequence ATGCGCAAGCTGTGGTCTTTCCTCGCCAGCAACAAAGGATTTATCGCCTTCATGCTGGGCATGCTGATGTTTCGCAGCGCCTTCGCGGATTGGAGCGTGGTGCCCACGGGCTCGATGCAACCGACCATACAAATCGGGGATCGCATCTTCGTCGACAAAGCCGCCTACGACATCCGCGTGCCATTCACGCACCTGTCGTTGATCCATCTCGCCGACCCCAAGCGCGGCGACATCGTCGTGCTCGATTCGCACGCCGCGAAGGAACGACTGGTGAAACGCGTTATCGGCGTCCCCGGCGACCAGATCGCACTGCGCGGCAACGTGCTCTATGTGAACGGCACGGCCGCCCGCTACGCCCCTGCCGCCGTGGCAGGCATTCACGACGATCTGCGAGACCCCGCGCGTTACGAAGTCGAGCGATGGGGCGCCATGCAGCACCTGATCCGTCTTTCGCTCTACTTTCCCAGTGAGATGCGCGATTTTGGCCCCGTCACCGTCCCCGCCGGCCAATACCTCTTGATGGGAGACAACCGCGACAACAGCGAGGACTCGCGCTACTTCGGCTTTTTCCCGCGCAACGAAATCGTCGGCCGCTCCCGCTACGTAGCCTTGTCGTTCGATCCCGATCACCACTTCCTGCCCCGAACGCATCGCCTCACAGCTGCGCTAGACCAAGCTCCTGCCCCGCCAAGCAAATCCGGCGCGGAATAA
- a CDS encoding methyltransferase domain-containing protein translates to MRQRAHDIYASAPMRHLLADETVAYMPDVRRCSGSRALLLSAAAHDEPPNPPYLGQWVTLRLAEGRLAGDLSASADEPLPFLDETFDLILLRHALELAPRLLADIVRVLAPGGVLVLTGVSPLSGWTPWWLWRTRGSATHARSPIEVAARLRRTEVQIERVQRVGKLLPLSSAALDGSPGWLGGGYVLVARKKGPASVPTRLRPKPMTARVGAGLAPGARRSSVS, encoded by the coding sequence ATGCGACAGCGCGCCCACGATATCTATGCCAGTGCGCCCATGCGTCATCTGCTGGCCGATGAAACGGTCGCGTATATGCCCGATGTGCGCCGTTGTTCAGGCTCCCGCGCCTTGCTGTTGTCGGCCGCCGCGCACGACGAGCCACCGAATCCCCCCTATTTGGGCCAGTGGGTGACGCTGCGGCTCGCCGAAGGACGACTGGCTGGTGACCTTTCTGCCAGCGCCGATGAGCCGCTGCCGTTCCTGGACGAAACGTTCGACCTGATCCTGCTGCGGCACGCGCTGGAGCTGGCGCCGCGATTGCTGGCCGATATCGTGCGCGTGCTCGCTCCCGGCGGCGTGCTCGTGCTTACGGGCGTCAGTCCGTTGAGCGGGTGGACGCCATGGTGGCTGTGGCGCACGCGGGGCAGTGCGACGCACGCCAGATCGCCCATTGAGGTCGCCGCGCGCCTTCGTCGCACCGAAGTGCAGATAGAGCGGGTGCAGCGGGTCGGCAAGTTGCTGCCCTTGTCCTCGGCCGCGCTGGACGGCTCACCGGGCTGGCTGGGCGGCGGCTACGTGCTGGTCGCGCGCAAGAAGGGCCCTGCAAGCGTCCCGACGCGTCTGCGGCCTAAACCGATGACCGCGCGCGTGGGCGCTGGCCTTGCGCCGGGCGCGCGGCGCAGCTCGGTCAGCTGA